The following are encoded together in the Danaus plexippus chromosome 15, MEX_DaPlex, whole genome shotgun sequence genome:
- the LOC116766556 gene encoding uncharacterized protein LOC116766556: MPSKFCLLKLFSSRSVIKGTDLDKSRICKFYRNYADSTKVESTSKQVMVQGTADDPVLRVRRARPADITRVIRFVKDNVRLAWPGLVNQNSTSNHVVMSDFVARTLAQGHSMLAEQQEGKRGWSQIRGVAINTCVCPWDASLLEKWAKCVRCIQSKKMMLFTAHCLRAPELHDKYRVQNILQVILLVPPDSPRSAEVVYMLAKKSIHRGRELGFPLLRFDVTDEPIAKILEHLQLKREYAFNYEVLPADIRVYRMDLNKDEKSSNEKKETKKNYVTVYTAFPGAEKI, encoded by the exons ATGCCTTCCAAATTCtgtttgttaaaactattctCTAGCAGAAGCGTAATCAAAGGAACAGATCTCGACAAGTCTAGAATCTGTAAGTTCTATAGAAACTATGCAGATTCAACCAAAGTTGAATCAACATCCAAGCAAGTCATG gtTCAAGGAACAGCTGACGACCCAGTGCTGCGCGTGCGCCGCGCCCGTCCCGCGGACATAACGCGAGTTATACGGTTCGTAAAGGATAACGTGCGTCTCGCCTGGCCGGGGCTGGTCAACCAGAACTCGACGAGCAACCATGTTGTGATGTCAGATTTCGTTGCTAGAACCCTCGCTCAAG gaCATTCGATGTTAGCTGAACAGCAAGAAGGTAAACGTGGCTGGTCACAAATACGCGGAGTTGCTATCAATACCTGCGTGTGTCCTTGGGATGCCTCGCTGTTGGAAAAGTGGGCAAAATGTGTTCGATGTATTCAATCAAAGAAAATGATGTTGTTCACAGCTCACTGTCTCAGGGCGCCAGAATTACATGACAAATATAGAGTGCAAAACATATTGCAG GTTATACTGTTGGTGCCGCCTGACTCTCCCCGGTCTGCAGAAGTGGTCTACATGCTAGCCAAGAAGTCCATCCACCGCGGTCGTGAACTTGGCTTTCCTCTGCTACGGTTCGATGTCACCGATGAACCAAT AGCAAAGATTTTGGAACATTTGCAATTGAAAAGGGAATACGCATTTAACTATGAAGTTTTACCGGCTGATATAAGGGTGTACAGAATGGATTTAAATAAGGATGAAAAATCGAGCAACGAGAAGAaggaaactaaaaaaaattatgtcaccGTGTATACTGCTTTTCCTGGtgctgaaaaaatataa
- the LOC116766557 gene encoding uncharacterized protein LOC116766557, with amino-acid sequence MNCIKALQSGIFSFRSLPIVNLPSKRFRRKFPCDVCCHTPYKKPCFDINSVTIERATDNHGRLIKSFLYNHYWPREPSVVGLWMSLDCPYLEIITDRYSFSGDRFLAFELIKRTNERNLAGVCVANMTFPWMIGELEDWAHFTASQPERNRMYFIAHCLKSPNLFAKYNVDYLYDVEILGTSDEVAGQGVGRLLLQTVLKHANDLRHAVVQVIAVNQYTARICEKCGMKREWSMDYSEFVDDAGQRVFFPRRPHHTVAVYVKHFEPSLGGRLPCKPPYLK; translated from the exons ATGAACTGCATCAAAGCCCTACAAAGCGGTATATTTTCGTTTCGGTCACTTCCAATAGTAAATTTACCCTCAAAGCGGTTCAGGAGAAAATTTCCCTGCGATGTGTGCTGTCATACCCCTTATAAGAAACcg TGTTTTGACATAAACAGCGTTACTATTGAACGAGCAACTGATAACCATGGCAGactaataaaatcatttctcTATAATCACTATTGGCCGAGAGAACCCAGTGTCGTTGGACTCTGGATGAGTCTTGACTGTCCCTACCTTGAAATAATCACGGATAGATATTCTTTTTCTG GCGACAGGTTCCTGGCCTTTGAGTTAATAAAGCGCACGAACGAAAGAAATTTGGCGGGTGTCTGCGTTGCTAACATGACATTCCCATGGATGATCGGCGAGCTCGAAGATTGGGCACACTTCACAGCATCCCAACCTGAACGAAACAGAATGTACTTCATTGCCCATTGCTTGAAGAGTCCTAATTTATTTGCGAAATACAACGTGGACTATTTGTATGAT GTTGAAATTCTTGGAACATCAGACGAGGTAGCAGGTCAAGGTGTTGGTCGGCTTCTTCTGCAGACAGTCCTGAAACACGCAAACGATCTCCGACACGCAGTGGTTCAAGTGATTGCTGTTAATCAATATAC TGCTAGGATCTGTGAAAAGTGTGGGATGAAACGAGAATGGTCGATGGATTACTCGGAGTTCGTAGACGACGCCGGTCAAAGAGTGTTCTTTCCACGGCGGCCGCATCATACGGTTGCTGTTTATGTGAAACATTTTGAACCTTCACTGGGTGGTCGCTTACCGTGCAAACCCCCATACTTGAAGTAG
- the LOC116766558 gene encoding uncharacterized protein LOC116766558, whose translation MRTAIWVFTLAAIVVAEIADEPWVEEEDLGDQNDYDDHDRSKRETYVEGPFEEHIRIKRRCEEEAPDRERERRSVENVRRPRQVHQYEVHEATNEAALPSPPFEEMLAASAEHYHKVYVPAPKGRSLNPELKASPLTFGTPVALDPIQLVEPPALQSSYVTNVANANEPLAADSSPAAGNHHQQKAPHSIGYSKGGGHQNQGNHYIASGGKNYKGSHSNHYVDKGQKGHKKDENHRKEYEEAAGKKKKHHDRANHKGSHEEEAFGQRGAHFGEKKAHKKGHKTKGYHNKYHKDEFHKEHKFYDDYHKGGEHHRFGKFNAKHASNESGKKKATHVNAGHDFVQHGKKGYSNKGHLDADHKGHKGQKGHEEHHQEHSQHGKKGGKQGSSQWGYAKKN comes from the exons ATGCGAACTGCTATCTGGGTATTCACCCTCGCGGCTATCGTGGTCGCTGAAATAGCAGACGAACCCTGGGTGGAAGAAGAGGATTTAGGAGATCAGAATGATTACGATGACCACGACAGGTCTAAGCGCGAAACCTACGTCGAGGGACCCTTTGAAGAACacataagaataaaaagaCGGTGCGAGGAAGAAGCACCAGATAGAGAGAGGGAAAGGCGCTCAGTGGAGAACGTCAGGAGACCACGGCAAGTTCACCAGTATGAGGTCCATGAAGCTACTAATGAAGCTGCTTTACCTTCTCCACCTTTTGAGGAAATGTTAGCAGCTAGTGCTGAACACTACCATAAAGTGTACGTACCCGCACCTAAAGGACGCAGCCTGAATCCCGAATTGAAAGCTAGTCCACTTACATTCGGTACTCCTGTAGCATTAGATCCAATACAACTCGTGGAACCACCAGCACTTCAGTCCTCATACGTAACTAATGTCGCTAACGCCAATGAACCGTTAGCAGCGGATTCTTCTCCGGCAGCTGGTAATCATCATCAACAAAAGGCTCCACACTCTATCGGGTATTCCAAAGGAGGTGGACATCAAAATCAAGGCAATCACTACATCGCCAGCGGTGGGAAG AACTATAAAGGGTCTCACAGTAATCATTACGTAGACAAAGGTCAAAAAGGTCATAAAAAAGATGAAAATCATCGAAAAGAATATGAAGAAGCTGCgggaaaaaagaaaaaacatcaTGACCGAGCTAACCACAAGGGCAGCCACGAGGAAGAAGCGTTCGGACAACGAGGGGCTCACTTCGGAGAGAAGAAAGCACACAAAAAAGGACACAAAACAAAGG GATATCACAACAAATACCACAAGGACGAATTCCACAAGGAGCACAAATTCTACGACGATTATCACAAGGGAGGTGAACACCATCGCTTCGGCAAGTTCAACGCCAAACACGCCAGTAACGAGAGTGGGAAGAAGAAGGCCACACACGTGAACGCTGGACATGACTTCGTCCAACACGGAAAGAAAGGCTACAG TAACAAAGGTCATCTGGATGCTGACCACAAAGGACACAAAGGACAAAAGGGTCATGAAGAACATCACCAGGAACATTCACAACATGGCAAAAAAGGAGGCAAACAAGGAAGCTCCCAGTGGGGATACGCCAAGAAGAATTAG
- the LOC116766339 gene encoding uncharacterized protein LOC116766339, protein MFNMMKGLKFFLLGLLHIAVAVPILTDLEMVDDTTSVGTYVREVRAAPPDNYERSYESEGDGVIGYSRKKNGGGKKGYQHFDSYHKKAGDDYELETQDSFGLDDEGQAGAHSHKNERKAERYQEPEAEEIEEEKSKRQPKPERGHAELREGVSDGNGGIEAYGHDPADYVLPEKYTYGSGEEYNF, encoded by the exons ATGT TTAATATGATGAAGGGACTAAAGTTCTTCTTACTTGGATTACTGCATATAGCAGTTGCTGTGCCGATACTTACAGATTTGGAAATGGTAGATGACACGACCTCTGTTGGAACCTATGTTCGGGAAGTCAGAGCAGCACCA CCCGATAACTACGAGAGGTCCTATGAAAGTGAGGGTGACGGTGTGATTGGATACTCCCGTAAGAAGAACGGTGGTGGCAAGAAGGGATATCAACATTTCGATTCCTACCATAAAAAGGCAGGAGATGATTACGAGCTTGAGACTCAAGACTCGTTTGGACTCGATGATGAAGGTCAAGCAGGGGCACACAGCCATAAGAACGAAAGGAAAG ctGAACGGTATCAAGAACCTGAGGCTGAAGAAATTGAGGAAGAAAAATCGAAAAGACAACCAAAGCCCGAAAGAGGACACGCAGAATTAAG ggAAGGTGTAAGTGACGGCAACGGAGGAATTGAAGCCTACGGTCATGATCCCGCAGATTACGTTCTTCCTGAAAAATACACTTATGGTTCCGGAGAAGAATATAACTTCTAA